The following are from one region of the Bacteroidales bacterium genome:
- a CDS encoding energy transducer TonB, with protein MKAIVVILVMTLLPLSVISQVDQKSSKIDTNFTVVTQQQPFYPGGDMELVMFFYKNIQYPEEAVEKNITGNIMLSFDVLPDSTITNIAVLSNIGYGLEEQVVKLVTPLKYAPGIQNGEKIKMNVILTVPVRAK; from the coding sequence ATGAAAGCAATTGTTGTCATATTAGTCATGACTCTTCTGCCTTTAAGTGTGATAAGCCAGGTTGATCAGAAGAGTTCAAAAATTGATACCAATTTCACAGTGGTTACTCAGCAACAACCATTTTACCCCGGCGGTGATATGGAATTGGTTATGTTTTTTTACAAGAATATTCAGTATCCTGAAGAAGCTGTAGAAAAAAATATTACAGGAAACATTATGTTGAGTTTTGATGTTTTGCCCGACAGCACAATTACAAATATTGCAGTGTTGAGTAACATTGGTTACGGACTCGAAGAGCAGGTTGTAAAACTTGTTACTCCACTTAAATATGCACCAGGAATTCAAAATGGTGAAAAGATTAAGATGAATGTTATTCTAACGGTTCCTGTTCGAGCAAAATAA